The genomic window AGCTGGACCTGTGGCGGCTCGTCGACGGAGAGCTCACCAAGGACTGACCGCCGCTCCCGCTCGGCGCGAAAGCTCCATCCACTCGCCCTCGTTGTATGAAAGGAGTGCCGACCCATGGCCATCGACACAACCGCCCACCCCTCCGCGAAGGACGAACGGGCGGCTCGCGAAGCGGTGCGGCAGAGGCTGCTCGGAGCGTGGCAGCTCGTGTCGTACACCGCCAGGAGCACCGACGGGGAGGTCATCCATCCTCTCGGTCCCAGGCCGCAGGGCCTGATCCTGTACACCGCTCAGGGATACATGTCGGCCCAGCTGGGGCGCGGCGATCGCCCTCTCATGATCTCGGCACGGCTCGAGGACGCGGCGACCGACGAACTGGCCCGGGCCTCGGTCAGCTACCTCGCCTACGGAGGGCCTTTCGAGGTCGTCGACCCGACGACGGTCGAACACCATGTCACGACCAGTCTCTTCCCGAACTGGGTGGGACGTTCCCAGGTACGCACGGTGACCTTCGCCGACTCGCTCCTCAAGCTCGGCGTCTCCACACCCGTCCGCCTGTGGGGCGCGGAACGCACAGCCGAACTCACCTGGAGCAGGCTGGACTGACAACGCCCCGTGCCGAGCCCTCTTCCGCGACGTGTGACCCGCGCGGTTCGCAGGGCTCGGCCAAGGGCTGTCGCGTGGTCCCCGGCGGATCAGCGCGCGCGACGTCCGAGTGCGTCGCAAGACGGAGGGGCGTCCGCCTCGAGGACGCTCTCGGGTGATCCGACAACGCGGCCAGGTGCCGTGGCTGTCGTCGCTCGCCTGCCGGGGGTGGCGGGACAGCCCTTGGCCCATGCCCGCGCTTCGCAGGGGCCGAAACCACATCGACAGCAGACAGCCATTCACTCCAAAGGCCCAGAAGCCGACCGCAGACGGAATACACAAACACCGCCACGCGAGCGTCACAGCACCTCCACACCATCTCGCTCTCGACATTTCAGCAGGTCAGAGATACTCGGATGGTCGACAGGATTCATTTTCCACATCCATAATCATCGACTCAAATCCGCTTTGATTCAGTGATAGCAATTTAAGCGAACCATCGATTCGGTCAGTGGTACGGTTATTTCTGAATCGA from Streptomyces sp. NBC_01341 includes these protein-coding regions:
- a CDS encoding lipocalin-like domain-containing protein, which translates into the protein MAIDTTAHPSAKDERAAREAVRQRLLGAWQLVSYTARSTDGEVIHPLGPRPQGLILYTAQGYMSAQLGRGDRPLMISARLEDAATDELARASVSYLAYGGPFEVVDPTTVEHHVTTSLFPNWVGRSQVRTVTFADSLLKLGVSTPVRLWGAERTAELTWSRLD